In Leptospira stimsonii, a single window of DNA contains:
- a CDS encoding helix-turn-helix domain-containing protein: MSEIKGHTRKGSLLKVVTPSLSTEKDAFAEEQKSSIPNDKNQVLKTKDAAKYLSLSVRTFTQYVIEYEIPFIEWSPRVRRFFVSDLDKIALSRKTKKKII, encoded by the coding sequence ATGTCTGAGATCAAAGGTCACACAAGAAAAGGTTCATTATTAAAAGTCGTAACGCCTTCTCTTTCTACGGAAAAAGATGCGTTTGCTGAAGAACAAAAATCTTCGATTCCGAACGATAAGAATCAAGTGCTAAAAACAAAAGATGCGGCAAAGTATCTTAGTCTTTCAGTAAGAACGTTCACTCAATACGTGATCGAATACGAAATACCGTTCATTGAGTGGAGTCCGAGAGTCAGAAGGTTTTTCGTTTCCGATCTTGATAAGATCGCCCTTTCTCGGAAGACAAAAAAGAAAATTATTTAA
- a CDS encoding helix-turn-helix domain-containing protein, translating into MYKANKKFPERLKRLIETLGLSQAEFARSIELKPAFISDLINERAKSFSQDSLLRLRTEHNVNPLWLIAGEGDMFLSEVGLKTDQETDRYRAILRKIRARPQMEELLENLLDVPDSELDALNIVIEKFRRKK; encoded by the coding sequence ATGTATAAAGCGAATAAAAAATTTCCCGAACGATTGAAAAGGCTAATTGAAACTCTTGGGCTATCTCAGGCGGAGTTCGCTAGATCGATTGAGTTGAAACCTGCTTTTATCAGTGATCTTATCAACGAAAGAGCTAAGAGTTTTTCGCAGGATTCTTTGTTGAGGCTTAGAACAGAGCACAATGTGAATCCTCTTTGGCTGATCGCCGGCGAGGGAGATATGTTCTTATCTGAAGTCGGATTAAAAACCGATCAAGAAACGGATCGCTACCGTGCGATTTTAAGAAAGATACGGGCTAGGCCGCAGATGGAAGAATTATTAGAGAATCTTTTGGACGTTCCGGATTCGGAATTAGATGCACTGAATATTGTAATCGAAAAATTTAGACGGAAAAAATAA